A window of Patescibacteria group bacterium contains these coding sequences:
- a CDS encoding 2'-deoxycytidine 5'-triphosphate deaminase, translated as MASRSAALAAQHIRSLLRHGAVREADESSLQPSSLDLSVSGELYRMRGSFLPQPGEKIRDILKRGILFPAPLNQPLELNGIYWIRLNELLDLPPGVFATTNNKSSSGRINLQTRLVANGVSAFDYVPRGYRGELWLEVVPKSFPVKLSYGERLNQMRFYTGNARLPDDELRREYARYGFLRDAKGEHVPLRKLAHQPGITMTIDLASHDVVGYRCGPTMGRLLDFTRRDHDPSDFFEPIPRPADGQFVMRRGEFYVFATKEGIRVPLEFAAEMVPYDVTMGEFRSHYAGFFDPGFGYGAHGETLGTPAVLEVFTHDRDFVLRDGQPVCQMTFERLSGASEISYGDPSLVSNYYKQTGPRLSKHFKMK; from the coding sequence ATGGCATCCCGATCGGCCGCCCTGGCTGCCCAACATATCCGTTCCCTGCTGCGCCACGGCGCCGTGCGCGAGGCCGACGAGAGCTCGCTCCAGCCCTCGAGCCTCGACCTTTCGGTGTCCGGCGAGCTGTACCGCATGCGCGGGAGCTTCCTGCCGCAGCCGGGCGAGAAGATCCGCGACATCCTGAAGCGCGGCATCCTGTTCCCCGCCCCGCTCAACCAGCCGCTGGAATTGAACGGCATCTATTGGATCCGATTGAACGAACTGCTCGATCTCCCGCCGGGCGTGTTCGCGACGACGAACAACAAGTCCTCCTCGGGACGCATCAACCTGCAGACCCGGCTGGTGGCCAACGGCGTCTCCGCGTTCGACTACGTGCCGCGCGGCTACCGCGGAGAGCTCTGGCTGGAAGTCGTCCCGAAGTCGTTCCCCGTGAAGCTCTCCTACGGGGAACGTCTCAACCAGATGCGCTTCTACACCGGCAACGCGCGGCTCCCCGACGACGAGCTGCGCCGGGAATACGCCCGCTACGGGTTCCTGCGCGACGCGAAGGGCGAACACGTCCCCTTGCGCAAGCTCGCGCACCAGCCCGGGATCACCATGACCATCGACCTCGCGAGCCACGACGTCGTCGGATACCGCTGCGGCCCCACCATGGGGCGCCTGCTCGATTTCACCCGACGCGACCACGACCCGTCGGATTTCTTCGAGCCGATCCCGCGCCCCGCCGACGGCCAGTTCGTGATGCGCCGCGGGGAGTTCTACGTGTTCGCCACCAAGGAAGGGATCCGCGTCCCGCTCGAGTTCGCCGCGGAGATGGTCCCCTACGACGTCACCATGGGGGAGTTCCGCAGCCACTACGCCGGGTTCTTCGATCCCGGCTTCGGCTACGGCGCGCACGGCGAGACGCTTGGCACCCCGGCCGTGCTCGAGGTGTTCACGCACGACCGCGACTTCGTGCTGCGCGACGGCCAGCCCGTGTGCCAGATGACCTTCGAACGCCTCTCCGGCGCGTCGGAAATCTCCTACGGCGACCCCAGCCTCGTGTCCAACTACTACAAGCAGACCGGCCCCAGGCTCTCGAAGCATTTCAAGATGAAATGA